One stretch of Hevea brasiliensis isolate MT/VB/25A 57/8 chromosome 12, ASM3005281v1, whole genome shotgun sequence DNA includes these proteins:
- the LOC131171112 gene encoding disease resistance-like protein DSC1 — MSEIPSVIKQLDLICCGAEEWSASVQSFDTLKYMHISMCKNLRGLPSSLHLTSVETLKLFRCSNLNKFPNVTGYLKRILLEEVAIEELPLTIGCLFSLVELKLEKCNKLESLPGSICELKCLEGLFLRGCSKLGRLPLLCELPERTTVLQAFNCTSLETVKSPLPFALVPKCNGCRRQKGIFNCFNLEHDTLGNILTNARLRIEEKFGFSEFSDSFLVGLPGTEIPQWFSYENLGSSIAFVLPPKCINAKYLHLAFCVVLEFKVPFAMEKHNNFVLRCELRLKMADGMEVSFPIFAPDIYDNNVHFGAAIESDHVFLHHYGYNFQPWLKKNFSEVNKLSIESEFKIDNLHKGDGGHFDLVESKLKRCGIHLLYAFKDEEYQCSPSTIQTKLSLQYASTVSNFMQQVIGTTWLLNGFGFILSCIVWLLSFWVLKSFGRASLFFAIWSVFVFYWFRIL; from the exons ATGTCGGAAATTCCGAGTGTTATTAAACAGTTAGATCTAATATGTTGTGGAGCGGAAGAATGGTCCGCTTCTGTTCAATCTTTCGACACTCTTAAATACATGCATATCTCGATGTGCAAAAACCTTAGAGGCCTTCCAAGCAGTTTGCATTTGACTTCTGTTGAGACACTTAAACTCTTCAGATGTTCAAATTTAAACAAGTTCCCTAATGTTACTGGATATCTAAAAAGAATACTGTTAGAAGAGGTAGCAATAGAAGAATTACCCCTAACCATCGGATGTCTCTTTTCACTTGTTGAGTTGAAACTGGAGAAGTGCAATAAGCTAGAGAGTCTCCCAGGCAGCATTTGTGAGTTGAAATGCCTTGAAGGGCTTTTTCTTAGGGGCTGCTCAAAACTTGGTAGATTGCCTTTGTTATGTG AGCTTCCAGAGCGAACAACAGTGCTCCAAGCGTTTAATTGTACATCACTAGAAACTGTGAAATCACCTTTGCCCTTCGCACTTGTACCAAAGTGCAATGGTTGCAGGAGACAAAAAGGAATATTCAATTGCTTCAATTTGGAGCATGATACACTTGGCAACATTTTGACAAATGCACGACTGAGAATTGAAGAAAAGTTT GGTTTTTCAGAATTTAGTGATAGTTTTCTTGTTGGTTTACCTGGAACTGAAATTCCACAATGGTTCAGCTATGAGAACCTAGGATCTTCAATAGCTTTTGTGCTCCCTCCCAAATGCATTAATGCTAAGTACCTACATTTGGCTTTTTGTGTTGTTCTAGAATTCAAGGTTCCTTTTGCCATGGAAAAGCACAATAATTTCGTGCTTAGATGTGAATTGCGTCTGAAAATGGCTGATGGTATGGAAGTGTCCTTCCCAATATTTGCTCCTGATATTTATGATAATAATGTGCATTTTGGGGCCGCCATTGAATCAGATCATGTGTTCCTTCATCACTATGGTTACAATTTTCAACCATGGCTCAAAAAAAATTTTTCTGAGGTCAACAAGCTTTCGATTGAGTCTGAGTTTAAAATAGACAATTTGCATAAAGGtgatggagggcattttgatttAGTAGAATCAAAGCTGAAAAGATGTGGAATCCACTTATTGTATGCTTTCAAAGATGAGGAGTACCAATGCAGCCCCAGCACAATCCAAACCAAGCTCTCTTTGCAATATGCATCTACCGTTTCCAATTTTATGCAACAGGTGATAGGAACCACTTGGTTATTGAATGGCTTTGGTTTTATTCTTTCGTGCATTGTTTGGTTACTCTCCTTTTGGGTGCTGAAGAGTTTTGGTCGCGCGTCCTTATTTTTTGCTATTTGGTCAGTCTTTGTTTTTTACTGGTTTCGGATCCTTTAG